From the genome of Aricia agestis chromosome 9, ilAriAges1.1, whole genome shotgun sequence, one region includes:
- the LOC121730315 gene encoding uncharacterized protein LOC121730315 isoform X7: MIDRLRKIINDENPKTPVGDAVNFYKRPKTKRRKNKVKIVNENNKRREQLKLLCGVFGYKIIEILEKPMQIELSPDSVKIAHIVDKDVSSILHNSEIQSVSEYDNEIQNDVVRKITVWIDGILEESSHKLFLEDLKDIEEEEGPVLDLLDEVFCKASVTFGSNYIDNYSGKYAEKYDNESVYHNDILQQLIDEEFKDSLNDTSSEFPEHYVDGNDASKGDGRSEEREWIKDTIFNAMDVMMNANAVNDNVNEQPESTDLEDIDLEDLKDYINVILIQIIEEAYAQYADKINDLQHKHEDKLNDDSPNNSDDSDVEFAEKFKRTKDSLVIRSTLDLVSKSQINLDNTVNRSEKDMSMETLDDGNKKVKFNNNDIDNSTELTKTMANHLNSENYLPILKTRSVIIHNENTPKTIYVSNPTPFLLSEADESWPESTSFHNTKSLLKVSKSVLSLGELLEREEEILPQSVRDSVEILNHLLSGYHEVATENSVSIPSILNNKDDRNTKQILENVDVTKDKSNRNANNMILEEASKIRARESKADNVLSANNSATNEEGRLKSSLLFPDKTITLVQTSNEKRKLFTIEKLPYINIVRDVCNEDTKVIAKSKETQHSPDLLIKCTQTEIETSGNVEKTIFETGIVCLGSNTTEKMRNQEWTKSLDNIVVNLETWLYWIRNITADVERLLGNECGGVKYYKLRNKPNFDLKSWLQQSKDLHKRLVILKCKYNNLKVMPYKCYCNKNIQS; this comes from the exons ATCGATAGATTAAGGAAAATCATTAACGATGAAAATCCAAAGACACCAGTGGGAGATGCAGTGAACTTTTATAAAAGACCTAAAACTAAGCGCAG aaaaaataaagttaaaattgtTAATGAAAACAACAAAAGGAGAGAACAGCTGAAATTATTATGTGGCGTCTTTGgatataaaattatagaaatCCTTGAAAAACCAATGCAGATTGAATTGAGTCCCGA CTCAGTCAAAATAGCCCATATCGTCGATAAGGATGTATCAAGCATACTGCACAATTCAGAAATCCAAAGCGTTTCAGAATATGACAACGAAATCCAGAATGATGTTGTAAGAAAA ATTACAGTGTGGATCGACGGAATACTAGAGGAATCCTCACATAAACTTTTCCTAGAAGATTTAAAAG atattgAAGAAGAGGAAGGACCAGTTTTGGATCTACTGGACGAAGTGTTTTGTAAAGCTTCG GTTACATTTGGCAGCAATTATATAGATAACTATAGTGGTAAATATGCAGAAAAATATGACAACGAATCTGTTTACCACAACGATATTCTTCAACAACTTATCGATGAAGAATTTAAAGATTCATTGAACGACACAAGCTCTGAGTTCCCAGAGCATTACGTTGACGGTAATGATGCTTCAAAAGGAGATGGGAGATCTGAAGAACGAGAGTGGATTAAGGACACAATTTTCAATGCAATGGATGTCATGATGAATGCGAACGCTGTTAACGATAACGTCAATGAACAACCAGAAAGCACAGACCTCGAGGACATTGATTTAGAAGATTTAAAAGACTACatcaatgttattttaattcagATAATAGAAGAGGCATATGCGCAGTATGCagataaaattaatgatttacAACATAAACATGAGGACAAATTAAATGATGATAGTCCAAATAACAGTGATGATAGTGATGTAGAATTCGCAGAAAAGTTTAAACGTACTAAAGATTCATTGGTAATTCGGAGTACACTTGACTTAGTATCTAAATCTCAAATAAATTTAGATAATACAGTTAATCGCAGTGAGAAAGATATGTCTATGGAAACGCTAGATGAtggaaataaaaaagtaaaatttaacaATAATGATATCG ATAATAGCACGGAACTAACTAAAACAATGGCAAA ccatttaaattctgaaaattaTTTACCAATTTTAAAAACCAGAAGTGTTATCATTCATAACGAAAACACTccaaaaacaatttatgtatcaAATCCAACTCCTTTTCTCCTAA GTGAAGCCGATGAATCTTGGCCAGAAAGTACTTCATTTCATAACACAAAATCGCTACTAAAAGTTAGTAAGTCAGTTTTGTCTTTGGGAGAATTACTAGAAAGAGAAGAAGAAATACTTCCTCAATCAGTAAGAGATAGCGTTGAAATACTAAACCATCTATTGAGTGGCTATCACGAAGTCGCAACAGAGAACAGTGTAAGCATCCCAagcattttaaacaataaagatGATAGAAACACTAAACAAATTCTGGAAAATGTAGATGTAACAAAAGATAAGTCAAATAGGAATgcaaataatatgatattagaaGAAGCATCTAAAATAAGAGCAAGAGAATCAAAGGCCGATAATGTATTATCAGCAAACAACAGTGCCACAAATGAAGAAGGAAGACTTAAATCATCTCTCTTATTTCCAGACAAAACCATAACTCTTGTACAGACGTCtaatgaaaaaagaaaattatttaccaTAGAAAAATTACCTTATATTAATATAGTTAGAGATGTTTGTAACGAGGATACCAAAGTGATAGCAAAAAGCAAAGAAACACAGCATTCACCTGATCTGTTAATTAAAT GTACTCAAACAGAAATAGAAACTTCTGGAAATGTAGAGAAGACAATTTTTGAAACAG GAATTGTTTGTCTAGGTTCTAATACAACGGAGAAAATGAGAAATCAAGAATGGACCAAGAGTTTAGATAACATAGTGGTTAATTTAGAAACTTGGTTATATTGGATTCGGAATATCACTGCTGATGTAGAAAGATTACTCGGAAATG AATGTGGTGGtgtcaaatattataaattacgtAATAAACCTAATTTTGATTTGAAATCTTGGTTACAACAAAGCAAAGATTTACATAAAAGACTTGTAATACTTaaatgcaaatataataatttaaag